Proteins from a single region of Gemmatirosa kalamazoonensis:
- a CDS encoding tyrosine-type recombinase/integrase, translating to MPARKSRNPARAQGAGPADAPERPEPSPENAALIEQFLVQRELRPNTRSAYLADLRTFAAALGPQSLLDVRPDDVRAWLHAHTRDPSRGGSTVGWSPRTAARKLASLKAFYRWCRETPRDDDAARPKVAFSPVAQLRTPQFIRPDPVRLAREALRTLFDWWEARIAECEADGTAEAKRERDLHVLDVAIFRLCYHLGLRVSSAQGIQLRELDMADPHRWIVTVYVKGNKPRRKIVAGVVRADVQRWLDVRLGLTPRAPVRRRKTNAVSPLGRPLGDPDAYLFLHPWTGRVLSRKRAWERLLLAAREAGLSPAVVRQLSPHKLRHAIAYHALADGHSITDVQGLLDHEDVRTTTVYVEASEAQRFETMEQLSRDNVLRR from the coding sequence GTGCCCGCCCGGAAGAGCAGGAATCCCGCGCGGGCCCAGGGAGCGGGGCCCGCCGACGCGCCCGAGCGTCCGGAGCCGTCGCCCGAGAACGCCGCGCTCATCGAGCAGTTCCTCGTGCAGCGCGAGCTGCGCCCGAACACGCGCAGCGCCTACCTCGCCGACCTGCGCACGTTCGCCGCGGCGCTCGGCCCACAGTCGCTGCTCGACGTGCGCCCCGACGACGTGCGGGCCTGGCTGCACGCGCACACCCGCGACCCGAGCCGCGGCGGCAGCACCGTCGGCTGGTCGCCGCGCACGGCGGCCCGCAAGCTCGCGTCGCTGAAGGCGTTCTACCGGTGGTGCCGCGAGACGCCGCGCGACGACGACGCGGCACGCCCCAAGGTCGCGTTCTCGCCCGTCGCGCAGCTCCGCACGCCGCAGTTCATCCGCCCCGACCCGGTGCGGCTGGCGCGCGAGGCGCTGCGCACGCTGTTCGACTGGTGGGAGGCGCGCATCGCCGAGTGCGAGGCCGACGGTACCGCGGAGGCGAAGCGCGAGCGCGACCTGCACGTGCTCGACGTCGCGATCTTCCGCCTGTGCTATCACCTCGGGCTCCGCGTCTCGTCGGCGCAGGGGATCCAGCTCCGCGAGCTGGACATGGCCGACCCGCACCGGTGGATCGTGACCGTGTACGTGAAGGGCAACAAGCCGCGGCGGAAGATCGTCGCCGGCGTGGTGCGCGCCGACGTGCAGCGGTGGCTCGACGTGCGGCTCGGCCTCACGCCGCGCGCGCCCGTGCGGCGGCGCAAGACGAACGCCGTCTCGCCGTTAGGCAGGCCGCTCGGCGATCCCGACGCGTACCTGTTCCTGCATCCGTGGACGGGGCGCGTGCTGTCGCGCAAGCGCGCGTGGGAGCGGCTGCTGCTCGCCGCGCGCGAGGCGGGCCTCTCGCCGGCGGTCGTGCGGCAGCTCTCCCCGCACAAGCTGCGGCACGCGATCGCCTACCACGCGCTCGCCGACGGCCACTCGATCACCGACGTGCAGGGGCTCCTCGACCACGAGGACGTGCGCACGACGACGGTGTACGTCGAGGCGAGCGAGGCGCAGCGGTTCGAGACGATGGAGCAGCTGAGCCGGGACAACGTGCTGCGGCGCTGA
- a CDS encoding tetratricopeptide repeat protein: MLPRLLPTAALRADLDTTDAPDEASARWLVVATVLARLGQVDAADRAGYAHGCAEAVEPMARELLAWRGPAAPDALAGLVQREVEAMERAAALHLALSALQSLVPLLADDALVRRGHVLAQLGRVARQMGELDAATRYYESARDLAARAHDDELAARAAVGLGVVHGQRGNYPAARDAYRRALAAAPAGSPIARGAHHGLMLAATAAEDYDAAFEHGWQAFVHAHDDAEGRAEMLINLARLCRKVGEYAAALRAFQASLGLTTVRRLQLPALGGAVLAASALGDHATADALSAVAERLAAAGEPAYERACAWIDLASGALTRGARGAAERYVHTARAITIPAGFHELTWQTDDMANALAAAPREHRPTRARTVAPPPPLGAPSSAVIAEIRALPVDDATVDALVGT, encoded by the coding sequence GTGCTCCCACGCCTCCTCCCCACGGCCGCGCTGCGCGCGGACCTCGACACGACCGACGCTCCCGACGAGGCGTCGGCGCGGTGGCTCGTCGTCGCCACCGTGCTCGCCCGCCTGGGCCAGGTCGACGCGGCCGACCGCGCGGGGTACGCGCACGGCTGCGCCGAGGCGGTCGAGCCGATGGCGCGCGAGCTGCTCGCGTGGCGCGGCCCCGCGGCCCCCGACGCGCTCGCAGGGCTCGTCCAGCGCGAGGTCGAGGCGATGGAGCGCGCCGCCGCGCTCCACCTCGCGCTCTCCGCGCTCCAGTCGCTCGTGCCGCTCCTCGCCGACGACGCGCTCGTGCGGCGCGGCCACGTCCTCGCGCAGCTCGGCCGCGTCGCCCGGCAGATGGGCGAGCTGGACGCCGCGACGCGCTACTACGAGAGCGCCCGCGATCTCGCCGCGCGGGCGCACGACGACGAGCTCGCGGCGCGCGCCGCGGTCGGACTCGGCGTCGTGCACGGGCAGCGCGGCAACTACCCGGCGGCACGCGACGCGTACCGGCGCGCGCTCGCGGCGGCCCCCGCGGGCAGCCCGATCGCGCGCGGCGCGCACCACGGGCTGATGCTCGCGGCGACCGCCGCGGAGGACTACGACGCCGCGTTCGAGCACGGCTGGCAGGCGTTCGTGCACGCGCACGACGACGCCGAGGGTCGCGCCGAGATGCTCATCAACCTCGCGCGCCTCTGCCGCAAGGTCGGCGAGTACGCCGCCGCGCTGCGCGCGTTCCAGGCGAGCCTGGGGCTCACGACGGTGCGCCGTCTGCAGCTCCCCGCGCTCGGCGGCGCGGTGCTCGCCGCGAGCGCGCTCGGCGACCACGCCACGGCCGACGCCCTGTCCGCCGTCGCCGAGCGTCTGGCGGCGGCGGGGGAGCCGGCGTACGAGCGCGCCTGCGCGTGGATCGACCTCGCCTCGGGCGCGCTGACCCGCGGCGCGCGTGGCGCCGCGGAGCGGTACGTGCACACGGCTCGCGCCATCACGATCCCCGCGGGATTCCACGAGCTCACGTGGCAGACGGACGACATGGCCAACGCACTCGCTGCCGCGCCGCGCGAGCATCGCCCCACGCGGGCGAGGACCGTCGCTCCACCCCCACCCCTCGGCGCCCCCTCCTCCGCGGTCATCGCGGAGATCCGCGCCCTGCCCGTCGACGACGCCACCGTGGACGCTCTCGTCGGCACCTGA
- a CDS encoding flavodoxin family protein, protein MPDQPAPETPRVRKGQGDVKLTREEFARRLGERFYDPSFDAVRAEIERVIDVAWKNYDEYHKSPRKRKAGPGFADPEFELPIEWLDARQAILDAQRRHDDPAAPRRILVVCAADRHDQTCPGEMSKTFRLVTLAREVVEASGGIECDVLDLSHLTAQYGRQILPCKACVSTAMPLCHWPCSCYPNHAMGQVNDWMNEIYPRWVAAHGVLIVTPVYWYQAPSVLKLMIDRLVCADGGNPDPTTTHGKTPEEAKALELKGWDYPRHLSGRRFGVVAHGDTEGADVVRRALTDWLRDMDLVPAENRAILDRYVGYYEPYATSHDALDRDTAFQEEVRNAARTLVDAVRLTIPRPGVSLPEPRPK, encoded by the coding sequence ATGCCCGACCAGCCAGCGCCAGAGACGCCGCGCGTGCGCAAGGGGCAGGGCGACGTGAAGCTCACCCGCGAGGAGTTCGCGCGTCGGCTCGGCGAGCGGTTCTACGATCCGTCGTTCGATGCCGTGCGCGCCGAGATCGAGCGCGTCATCGACGTCGCGTGGAAGAACTACGACGAGTACCACAAGAGCCCGCGGAAGCGCAAAGCGGGCCCCGGCTTCGCCGATCCGGAGTTCGAGCTCCCCATCGAGTGGCTCGATGCGCGGCAGGCGATCCTCGACGCGCAGCGGCGGCACGACGACCCCGCGGCGCCACGCCGCATCCTCGTCGTCTGCGCCGCCGACCGCCACGACCAGACGTGTCCCGGCGAGATGTCGAAGACGTTCCGCCTCGTCACGCTCGCGCGCGAGGTCGTGGAGGCGAGCGGTGGCATCGAGTGCGATGTGCTCGATCTGAGCCACCTCACCGCGCAGTACGGGCGTCAGATCCTGCCGTGCAAGGCGTGCGTGTCGACCGCGATGCCGCTGTGCCACTGGCCGTGCTCGTGCTACCCGAACCACGCGATGGGGCAGGTGAACGACTGGATGAACGAGATCTACCCGCGGTGGGTCGCCGCGCACGGTGTGCTCATCGTGACGCCGGTGTACTGGTACCAGGCGCCGAGCGTGCTGAAGCTCATGATCGACCGGCTCGTGTGCGCCGACGGCGGCAACCCGGATCCGACGACGACGCACGGCAAGACGCCGGAGGAGGCGAAGGCGCTCGAGCTGAAGGGATGGGACTATCCGCGCCACCTCTCGGGCCGGCGCTTCGGCGTCGTGGCGCACGGCGACACCGAGGGCGCCGATGTGGTCCGCCGCGCGCTCACCGACTGGCTCCGCGACATGGACCTCGTGCCGGCCGAGAACCGCGCGATCCTCGACCGGTACGTCGGCTACTACGAGCCGTACGCCACGAGCCACGACGCGCTCGATCGCGACACGGCGTTCCAGGAGGAGGTGCGCAACGCCGCGCGCACGCTCGTCGACGCCGTGCGCCTGACGATCCCACGGCCCGGCGTGTCGCTGCCCGAGCCCCGGCCGAAGTAG
- a CDS encoding peptide MFS transporter, with translation MPSTDRAFLGHPRGLALLFGVEMWERFSYYGMRALLVLYLVNGLHWRDADAASLYGTYTGLAYGVQMAGGVVADRWLGTKRCLLLGGVLIASGHFVLALPALAAFYTGLALVVVGTGLFKPNVSTLVGQLYAPDDARRDAGFTIFYFGINTGAFVAPFVTGYLGERVAWHWGFGAAGVGMLLGLALFVWGRDRYLRGLGERPMGGRPDRADVEPPTRDAAAGRRVMALLLVFGFAAVFWMGYEQAGSSVNLFTERHANRVVGGFEIPTSWFQTVQPLAVLLLALPFAALWQSLGRRGREPSTPTKMTAGLALLGASFVILALAGRRADAGRS, from the coding sequence ATGCCATCCACCGACCGCGCGTTCCTCGGCCACCCACGCGGGCTGGCGCTGCTGTTCGGCGTCGAGATGTGGGAGCGGTTCTCGTACTACGGCATGCGCGCGCTGCTCGTGCTGTATCTCGTGAACGGCCTGCACTGGCGCGACGCCGACGCGGCGAGCCTGTACGGCACGTACACGGGGCTCGCGTACGGCGTGCAGATGGCCGGCGGCGTGGTGGCCGACCGTTGGCTCGGCACGAAGCGGTGCCTGCTGCTCGGTGGCGTGCTGATCGCGTCAGGCCACTTCGTGCTCGCGCTGCCGGCGCTCGCGGCGTTCTACACCGGGCTCGCGCTCGTCGTCGTCGGCACGGGGCTGTTCAAGCCGAACGTGTCGACGCTCGTCGGCCAGCTCTACGCGCCCGACGACGCGCGCCGCGACGCGGGGTTCACGATCTTCTACTTCGGCATCAACACGGGCGCGTTCGTGGCGCCGTTCGTGACGGGATACCTCGGCGAGCGCGTCGCGTGGCACTGGGGGTTCGGCGCGGCCGGCGTCGGCATGCTGCTCGGGCTCGCGCTGTTCGTGTGGGGCCGCGACCGCTACCTGCGCGGACTCGGCGAGCGGCCGATGGGCGGCCGTCCGGATCGCGCCGACGTCGAGCCGCCGACGCGCGACGCCGCCGCCGGACGCCGGGTCATGGCGCTGCTGCTCGTGTTCGGCTTCGCGGCGGTGTTCTGGATGGGCTACGAGCAGGCGGGCAGCTCGGTCAACCTGTTCACCGAGCGCCACGCGAACCGCGTCGTGGGCGGCTTCGAGATCCCGACGAGCTGGTTCCAGACGGTGCAGCCGCTCGCCGTGCTGCTGCTGGCGCTGCCGTTCGCGGCGCTCTGGCAGTCGCTCGGCCGGCGCGGCCGCGAGCCGTCGACGCCGACGAAGATGACGGCGGGGCTCGCGCTGCTCGGCGCGAGCTTCGTGATCCTCGCGCTCGCGGGGCGTCGCGCCGACGCGGGGCGCTCGTGA
- a CDS encoding M28 family metallopeptidase, translated as MPRHHAVLLAALLVGACSKTSDSPSAAGAASDSAATAPNVASAAQAITAQGLLAHVKDLAADSMEGRGPGTPGEDKTVAYLTRQFQSLGLAPGNPDGTYVQNVDLVGYTSRPTASIAVAGKTMALRFPDDYVLNSRHDRPETRIDASDVVFVGYGVVAPEYGWDDYKDVDVRGKTIVMLVNDPAVPAPGAPLGDMERLDSTMFHGKAMTYYGRWTYKYEIATQKGAAAVLIVHETGPAGYPYEVVKGSYAAEQFDVPSPDAEKRVGAEGWITVDKARELFAAAGQNLDSLKAAATRKDFRPVALNAKATFDVKIAVRRVRSKNVVAKLEGTDRKDEYVIYTAHWDHLGRDTTAQGDQIFNGALDNATGTAGLLELAKAFKGLQPAPRRSILFVSVTGEEKGLLGAKYYATHPLYPLAKTAADINMDELNPWGRTRDMIVIGLGNSTLDDVLRRVLTADGRTITPDAEPQKGFYYRSDHFEFAKQGVPALYTEIGVDAVGQPAGTGLKRRQTFDETDYHKPSDDVKPGWDFAGAVDDLRALFRVGYLVAQQDAMPTWKPGTEFKAKRDSMMR; from the coding sequence GTGCCCCGTCACCACGCCGTGCTCCTCGCCGCGCTGCTCGTCGGTGCGTGCTCGAAGACGTCCGACTCCCCATCCGCCGCCGGCGCGGCGTCCGACTCGGCCGCGACCGCGCCTAACGTCGCATCGGCCGCGCAGGCGATCACCGCCCAGGGTCTGCTCGCCCACGTGAAGGATCTCGCCGCCGACTCCATGGAGGGGCGCGGTCCGGGCACGCCCGGCGAGGACAAGACGGTCGCGTATCTCACGCGGCAGTTCCAGTCGCTGGGGCTCGCGCCCGGCAACCCGGACGGCACGTACGTGCAGAACGTCGACCTCGTCGGCTACACGTCGCGGCCCACGGCGTCGATCGCGGTCGCCGGCAAGACGATGGCGCTGCGCTTCCCCGACGACTACGTGCTGAACTCGCGGCACGACCGTCCGGAGACGAGGATCGACGCGTCGGACGTGGTGTTCGTCGGCTACGGCGTCGTCGCGCCGGAGTACGGGTGGGACGATTACAAGGACGTCGACGTGCGCGGCAAGACGATCGTCATGCTCGTGAACGATCCCGCGGTGCCGGCGCCGGGTGCGCCGTTAGGCGACATGGAGCGGCTCGACTCGACGATGTTCCACGGCAAGGCGATGACGTACTACGGCCGCTGGACGTACAAGTACGAGATCGCGACGCAGAAGGGCGCCGCCGCGGTGCTCATCGTCCACGAGACGGGCCCCGCCGGCTACCCGTACGAGGTCGTGAAGGGCAGCTACGCGGCCGAGCAGTTCGACGTGCCGTCGCCCGACGCGGAGAAGCGCGTCGGCGCCGAGGGGTGGATCACCGTCGACAAGGCGCGCGAGCTGTTCGCCGCCGCGGGGCAGAATCTCGACTCGCTGAAGGCCGCCGCGACGCGCAAGGACTTCCGCCCCGTGGCGCTGAACGCGAAGGCGACGTTCGACGTGAAGATCGCCGTACGCAGGGTGCGCTCGAAGAACGTCGTCGCGAAGCTCGAGGGGACGGACAGGAAGGACGAGTACGTGATCTACACCGCGCACTGGGATCACCTCGGCCGCGACACGACGGCGCAGGGCGATCAGATCTTCAACGGCGCGCTCGACAACGCGACGGGAACTGCGGGGCTGCTGGAGCTGGCGAAGGCGTTCAAGGGGCTGCAGCCGGCGCCGCGGCGCTCGATCCTGTTCGTCTCCGTCACCGGCGAGGAGAAGGGGCTGCTCGGCGCGAAGTACTACGCGACGCATCCGCTCTACCCGCTCGCGAAGACGGCGGCGGACATCAACATGGACGAGCTGAACCCGTGGGGACGGACGCGCGACATGATCGTCATCGGGCTCGGGAACTCGACGCTCGACGACGTGCTGCGCCGCGTGCTCACGGCCGACGGGCGCACGATCACGCCGGACGCCGAGCCGCAGAAGGGGTTCTACTACCGCTCCGACCACTTCGAGTTCGCGAAGCAGGGCGTCCCCGCGCTCTACACGGAGATCGGCGTCGACGCGGTGGGGCAGCCGGCCGGCACGGGGCTCAAGCGGCGGCAGACGTTCGACGAGACCGACTACCACAAGCCGTCGGACGACGTGAAGCCCGGCTGGGACTTCGCCGGCGCGGTGGACGACCTGCGCGCGCTGTTCCGCGTCGGCTACCTCGTGGCGCAGCAGGACGCGATGCCGACGTGGAAGCCGGGCACGGAGTTCAAGGCGAAGCGGGACTCGATGATGCGCTGA
- a CDS encoding MarR family winged helix-turn-helix transcriptional regulator, producing the protein MATRRARSHPVLPPADDTAVAVADRLHSAAIHLLRSLRREDVRTGLTAPRLSALSVVVFGGPRTLGELAAAEQVRPPTMTRLVAALEAQGLVARDPDPTDGRVVRVRATAKGQRLLAAGRARRVATLAAQVDALTPEERETLARAADLVEAMLRAPTND; encoded by the coding sequence GTGGCGACGCGACGCGCAAGATCCCACCCCGTTCTCCCGCCGGCCGACGACACCGCCGTCGCGGTCGCCGACCGGCTGCACTCGGCGGCGATCCACCTCCTGCGGTCGCTGCGCCGCGAGGACGTGCGCACGGGGCTCACCGCGCCGCGCCTCTCGGCGCTCTCCGTCGTCGTGTTCGGCGGCCCGCGCACGCTCGGCGAGCTCGCCGCCGCCGAGCAGGTGCGGCCGCCGACGATGACGCGGCTCGTCGCGGCGCTGGAGGCGCAGGGACTCGTGGCGCGCGACCCCGATCCCACCGATGGGCGCGTGGTGCGCGTGCGCGCGACCGCGAAGGGCCAGCGCCTGCTCGCGGCCGGCCGCGCACGCCGCGTCGCGACGCTCGCCGCGCAGGTCGACGCGCTGACGCCGGAGGAGCGTGAGACGCTCGCCCGCGCCGCGGACCTCGTCGAGGCGATGCTGCGCGCGCCGACGAACGATTGA
- a CDS encoding helix-turn-helix domain-containing protein codes for MSSHRRSPLLRPSRTPTVVALVADARDRARLESAMPATARIVFVADTQALRAAVTAGDADVVVLEPRCPAGRITAAMVRQFRDGFPYLPVLAYCDPYTRGSGHIVDMARAGVSEVLLRGVDDVRLVLGRTIEHARRQCVVDQVYERLAPRLPEAARPIVACFLRHAASTTTVSDAASELGVHRKTLVNRMAAAHLPPPRVINSWCRLLVAAELLDAPGRSVNQVAVDLSFSSGTALRNMLKRYTDLTPSALRAKGSLATLDALFLRALLKDDAPVPVGA; via the coding sequence GTGTCGTCGCACCGGCGCTCCCCGCTGCTGCGGCCCTCCCGCACGCCGACGGTGGTGGCGCTCGTGGCCGACGCGCGCGACCGCGCGCGCCTCGAGTCGGCGATGCCGGCGACCGCGCGGATCGTGTTCGTCGCCGACACGCAGGCGCTGCGCGCGGCGGTCACGGCCGGCGACGCCGACGTCGTGGTGCTCGAGCCGCGCTGTCCGGCCGGGCGCATCACGGCGGCGATGGTGCGGCAGTTCCGCGACGGGTTCCCGTACCTGCCCGTGCTCGCGTACTGCGATCCGTACACGCGCGGGTCGGGGCACATCGTCGACATGGCGCGGGCCGGCGTGTCGGAGGTGCTGCTCCGCGGCGTCGACGATGTGCGGCTCGTGCTCGGGCGCACGATCGAGCACGCGCGGCGGCAGTGCGTGGTGGACCAGGTCTACGAGCGGCTCGCGCCGCGGCTGCCCGAGGCGGCGCGGCCGATCGTGGCGTGCTTCCTTCGCCACGCGGCGTCCACCACGACCGTGAGCGACGCCGCGTCCGAGCTCGGCGTGCATCGCAAGACGCTCGTGAACCGCATGGCCGCGGCGCACCTCCCGCCGCCGCGCGTCATCAACTCGTGGTGCCGTCTGCTCGTCGCCGCGGAGCTGCTCGACGCGCCGGGGCGCAGCGTGAACCAGGTCGCGGTGGATCTCAGCTTCTCGTCCGGCACGGCGCTGCGGAACATGCTGAAGCGGTACACGGATCTCACGCCGTCCGCGCTCCGCGCGAAGGGGAGCCTGGCGACGCTCGACGCGCTGTTCCTGCGCGCGCTGCTGAAGGACGACGCGCCGGTGCCGGTGGGCGCCTAA
- a CDS encoding VOC family protein, which produces MTSSAAVTAPVAPERIGQISVLVQDVERATAFYRDVLGLRFLFSAPPGLAFFDCGGVRLMLSRPEGESGGTSVLYYLVPDIRAAYDTLAARGVTFVDEPHLIARMPDHDLWMVFLRDSEGNTVGLMSEVRPPAPR; this is translated from the coding sequence ATGACCTCGTCGGCAGCGGTGACGGCGCCGGTGGCGCCGGAGCGCATCGGTCAGATCTCGGTGCTCGTGCAGGACGTGGAGCGCGCCACGGCGTTCTACCGCGACGTGCTCGGCCTGCGCTTCCTATTCTCGGCGCCGCCGGGACTCGCGTTCTTCGACTGCGGCGGCGTGCGGCTCATGCTGAGCCGCCCCGAGGGGGAGAGCGGCGGGACGTCGGTGCTGTACTACCTCGTGCCCGACATCCGCGCCGCGTACGATACCCTCGCCGCCCGCGGCGTCACGTTCGTCGACGAGCCGCACCTCATCGCGCGCATGCCCGACCACGACCTGTGGATGGTGTTCCTGCGCGACAGCGAGGGGAACACGGTCGGGCTCATGAGCGAGGTGCGGCCGCCAGCGCCGCGTTAG
- a CDS encoding peroxidase family protein, which yields MTIERPNQPVVTPASVRPHGALPRGLAMDTRSRLFEGRFGRLFRALPPADFGASDAEAESLLETLARAMIHEVDCPKDGADDEESGIPSAYTYLGQFVDHDITFDPASSLMRQNDPDALVDFRTPRLDLDSVYARGPDDQPYLYHGGDDPRHLEKTLIEGRELHGAALGTAIHRSRDLPRAANGRAIIGDPRNDENVIVSQLQGLLLRFHNRYRAEHRSLSFEAVQQHVRFHYQWVVTTDFLRRVVSRAVLERVMPHVFGNGDRPSDVVDDPPVLRFYHPRDAAFMPLEFSAAAYRFGHSMVRPGYRLNDAIGVLPIFALTSSPDGCEPAPDTLRGFRPMNHAWAIDWARFVDTAPRAAGLEDAPDGEKRQRLQLAYKIDPSLVDPLANLDASVTGPDPGVFRSLAARNLVRGWRMRLPSGQAVARAMGVAPLADDEIRIGAASDDAGSLPSITQVAEAFAGNCPLWTYVLAEAARDFRAAPESETVPTTTDGDLLVGTPKLGEVGGTIVAETFAGMMLQDRHSFWNLDPRWRPTLVGADERFTLRELVRYALG from the coding sequence ATGACCATCGAGCGGCCGAATCAGCCGGTCGTCACGCCGGCATCCGTTCGTCCCCACGGCGCGCTGCCGCGCGGGCTCGCGATGGACACGCGCAGCCGCCTGTTCGAGGGACGCTTCGGGCGCCTGTTCCGTGCGCTCCCGCCGGCGGATTTCGGCGCGAGCGACGCCGAGGCGGAGTCGCTGCTCGAGACGCTCGCCCGTGCGATGATCCACGAGGTCGACTGCCCGAAGGACGGCGCGGACGACGAGGAGAGCGGCATCCCGTCGGCGTACACGTACCTCGGACAGTTCGTCGATCACGACATCACGTTCGATCCGGCGAGCAGTCTGATGCGGCAGAACGATCCCGACGCGCTCGTCGACTTCCGCACGCCGCGGCTCGACCTCGACAGCGTCTACGCGCGCGGGCCGGACGACCAGCCATACCTCTACCACGGCGGCGACGACCCGCGGCACCTCGAGAAGACGCTCATCGAGGGGCGCGAGCTGCACGGCGCGGCGCTCGGCACGGCGATCCACAGGTCGCGCGACCTGCCGCGCGCGGCGAACGGACGCGCCATCATCGGCGACCCGCGCAACGACGAGAACGTGATCGTGTCGCAGCTCCAGGGGCTGCTCCTGCGCTTCCACAACCGGTATCGCGCGGAGCATCGCTCGCTGTCGTTCGAGGCGGTGCAGCAGCACGTGCGATTCCACTACCAGTGGGTCGTGACGACGGACTTCCTGCGGCGCGTGGTGTCGCGTGCGGTGCTCGAGCGCGTGATGCCGCACGTGTTCGGCAACGGCGATCGCCCCTCAGACGTCGTGGACGATCCGCCGGTGCTGCGCTTCTACCATCCGCGCGACGCCGCGTTCATGCCGCTCGAGTTCTCGGCGGCGGCGTATCGCTTCGGCCACTCGATGGTGCGTCCGGGGTACCGACTCAACGACGCGATCGGCGTGCTCCCGATCTTCGCGCTGACGTCGTCGCCCGACGGCTGCGAGCCGGCACCGGACACGCTGCGCGGCTTCCGTCCGATGAACCACGCGTGGGCGATCGACTGGGCGCGCTTCGTCGACACCGCGCCGCGCGCCGCGGGGCTCGAGGACGCGCCCGACGGGGAGAAGCGCCAGCGCCTGCAGCTCGCCTACAAGATCGATCCGTCGCTCGTCGATCCGCTCGCGAACCTCGACGCGAGCGTCACCGGACCCGACCCCGGCGTGTTCCGCTCGCTCGCCGCGCGCAACCTCGTGCGGGGCTGGCGCATGCGCCTCCCGTCGGGGCAGGCGGTCGCGCGCGCGATGGGCGTCGCGCCGCTCGCCGACGACGAGATCCGGATCGGCGCCGCGTCGGACGACGCCGGCTCGCTGCCGTCGATCACGCAGGTCGCCGAGGCGTTCGCGGGGAACTGTCCGCTGTGGACGTACGTGCTCGCCGAGGCGGCGCGCGACTTCCGCGCCGCGCCCGAGAGCGAGACGGTGCCGACGACCACGGACGGCGACCTGCTCGTGGGAACGCCGAAGCTCGGGGAGGTCGGCGGCACCATCGTGGCCGAGACGTTCGCCGGCATGATGCTGCAGGACCGGCACTCGTTCTGGAACCTCGACCCGCGGTGGCGGCCCACGCTCGTCGGCGCCGACGAGCGGTTCACGCTGCGGGAGCTCGTGCGGTACGCGCTCGGCTGA